One window from the genome of Pseudoalteromonas sp. '520P1 No. 423' encodes:
- the pdsS gene encoding proteobacterial dedicated sortase system histidine kinase: protein MRFGLRSQIILLSCFLALLPWLGYEYVWEMEKYLRQGQEKTLVGTTRALATALHERPKLFDHQASFLDQVVKGRDLYAYNLPSRIQLDGKLHDWKTYQPLFWHYDKSYLTPINLNHNPADLSFTHMVGKYDNYLYAVFKVKDDNTQYRGANSLSITNNDYLKIALKNPDNQIFNYIIAPKKDGWITAYEATSLTPISKIQGHFLKTPDGYNIEIRMPLNMIGNKLGFAIVDKDNKNTPIKTMSTSNLQDLTQLGSVLLPSPEIERIIKGMGHSGSRIWVVDNHHRVLAQSGKIQDADGVWSQNLTEDPSKLSQWRQFEKKYLHPLYYKILTKPPADFLDTLFDVTSLQGKNIKGALAGDPESSWRLTPDKKAVILSAAYPIWIDDKVMGAVIAEETTNGVRTLRNKALEKLFTVILAVMLIGTLSLFFFASRISSRIRTLRDAAEAAIDPQGRVLRDIKGSNTQDEIGDLSRSFANIVGRLGGYTHYLENMSSRLSHELRTPVAVVRSSLESLQLQNLDEESKKYIERATDGVHRLNKIITTMSEATRLEQSIQSAETESFNLTKVVSGCMQGYQMAYPEKSFELNLSDEKKAMQGVPEFIAQLLDKLIANAVEFSEQDSPIYVEYRVDNQSTHIKVINKGPLLPPEIGEHIFDSMVSVRSQSLQKKPHLGLGLYIARLVADFHHAQISAKNLDSNDGVEFKLVFKSS from the coding sequence ATGCGATTTGGTTTACGCAGTCAGATTATTTTATTGTCATGTTTTTTAGCACTGCTTCCTTGGCTTGGTTATGAATACGTATGGGAAATGGAGAAGTATTTAAGGCAAGGCCAAGAAAAAACGTTAGTGGGTACTACTCGTGCCCTTGCGACTGCTTTACACGAACGACCAAAACTATTCGATCATCAAGCAAGCTTTTTAGATCAAGTGGTTAAAGGCCGTGACTTGTACGCCTATAATTTACCAAGTCGCATACAGTTAGACGGTAAATTACATGACTGGAAAACCTACCAACCACTATTTTGGCATTACGACAAAAGTTATTTAACACCGATTAATCTCAACCATAACCCCGCTGACTTATCTTTTACTCATATGGTGGGGAAATACGATAATTACTTATACGCGGTATTTAAAGTAAAAGATGATAATACCCAATACCGCGGTGCTAATAGCCTTAGCATCACCAATAATGATTATCTTAAAATTGCTTTAAAAAATCCTGATAACCAAATTTTTAATTACATTATCGCTCCAAAAAAAGATGGTTGGATCACAGCTTATGAAGCAACATCTTTAACTCCTATTTCAAAAATTCAAGGGCATTTTTTAAAAACACCTGATGGTTATAATATCGAAATTCGCATGCCACTAAATATGATTGGCAATAAACTAGGGTTTGCAATTGTTGATAAAGATAACAAAAATACCCCCATCAAAACCATGTCGACTTCTAACCTGCAAGATTTAACACAGTTAGGCTCAGTATTATTACCATCACCAGAAATTGAACGCATTATTAAAGGTATGGGGCACTCTGGTAGTCGTATTTGGGTAGTCGATAATCATCACAGAGTATTGGCGCAATCAGGAAAAATCCAGGATGCTGATGGCGTTTGGTCACAAAATTTAACTGAAGATCCAAGCAAGTTAAGTCAATGGCGGCAATTCGAAAAAAAATATTTGCATCCTTTATATTATAAAATTTTAACTAAACCACCAGCTGATTTTTTAGATACATTATTTGATGTTACTTCATTACAAGGCAAAAACATTAAAGGTGCTTTAGCAGGTGATCCAGAATCAAGTTGGCGTCTTACGCCTGATAAAAAGGCTGTTATTTTATCAGCCGCTTACCCAATTTGGATTGATGATAAAGTAATGGGTGCTGTCATTGCAGAAGAGACCACCAACGGCGTACGTACCTTAAGAAATAAAGCTTTAGAAAAATTATTTACTGTAATTTTAGCAGTTATGCTTATAGGCACTTTATCTTTATTCTTTTTTGCCTCTCGTATTTCAAGTAGGATCCGAACCCTAAGAGATGCTGCTGAAGCGGCCATAGACCCTCAAGGAAGAGTATTAAGAGACATTAAAGGCTCAAATACCCAAGATGAAATTGGAGATTTATCTCGTAGCTTTGCCAATATAGTTGGTCGATTAGGTGGATATACCCATTATTTAGAAAATATGTCATCACGCTTATCCCATGAACTGAGAACGCCTGTTGCGGTTGTGCGCTCTTCCTTAGAAAGCCTACAATTGCAAAACTTAGATGAGGAAAGTAAAAAGTATATTGAGCGTGCCACAGATGGTGTACATAGATTAAATAAAATCATAACTACAATGAGTGAAGCCACACGGTTAGAGCAAAGTATTCAAAGCGCAGAGACTGAATCTTTTAATTTAACCAAAGTGGTTTCGGGTTGTATGCAAGGCTATCAAATGGCTTATCCTGAAAAGTCCTTTGAATTAAACTTGAGTGATGAAAAGAAAGCCATGCAAGGTGTGCCTGAATTTATAGCACAATTACTCGATAAGCTTATTGCCAATGCGGTTGAGTTTTCAGAACAAGATAGCCCGATTTATGTTGAATATCGTGTTGATAATCAATCAACTCATATTAAAGTCATCAATAAAGGGCCTTTATTACCTCCTGAAATTGGCGAACATATTTTTGACTCTATGGTATCGGTAAGAAGCCAGTCATTACAAAAGAAACCACATTTAGGACTCGGTTTATATATTGCTAGACTCGTTGCTGATTTTCATCATGCACAGATATCAGCTAAAAATTTAGATTCAAATGACGGCGTTGAATTTAAATTAGTGTTTAAAAGTTCATAG
- the pdsR gene encoding proteobacterial dedicated sortase system response regulator has protein sequence MKKIAIIEDEKAIRENYTEMLTKQGYQVNGYASRPEAEMAFNDALPDLAIIDIGLGDEIDGGFALCQTLRSLSKTLPIIFLTARDSEIDTVCGLRMGADDYLTKDISLPHLAARIAALFRRMEALEAPILEENIITRGKLKIDNKRMQVFWLDTLLDLTVTEFWMVHSLTQRLGHVKSRNELMNDAKIYVDDSTITSHVKRIRKKFIKLDPQFDCIDTVYGMGYRWEQV, from the coding sequence ATGAAAAAAATAGCCATTATTGAAGACGAAAAAGCCATTAGAGAAAACTATACCGAAATGCTGACAAAGCAAGGCTATCAAGTAAATGGTTATGCTTCTCGCCCTGAGGCCGAAATGGCCTTTAATGATGCCTTGCCAGATTTAGCCATTATTGATATTGGCTTAGGCGATGAAATTGATGGTGGCTTTGCTTTATGTCAAACCTTGCGCTCTTTATCAAAAACGCTACCAATTATTTTTTTAACTGCCAGAGACAGTGAAATTGATACGGTATGTGGTTTAAGAATGGGCGCTGATGATTATTTAACTAAAGATATTAGCCTCCCCCATTTAGCTGCACGGATTGCTGCTTTGTTCCGTAGAATGGAAGCGTTAGAAGCTCCAATTCTTGAAGAAAATATTATTACCCGTGGCAAATTAAAAATTGATAATAAACGTATGCAAGTCTTCTGGTTAGATACTTTATTAGATTTAACCGTCACTGAATTTTGGATGGTACATTCATTAACACAGCGTCTAGGTCACGTAAAAAGCCGAAATGAACTAATGAATGATGCCAAGATTTATGTCGATGACAGCACCATTACCTCTCATGTAAAACGTATTCGTAAAAAGTTTATAAAGCTTGATCCTCAGTTTGATTGCATAGATACTGTTTATGGCATGGGATATCGCTGGGAGCAAGTTTAA
- a CDS encoding formimidoylglutamate deiminase, protein MKLYAHKVLLNDGWANDKTISIIDGVITAITDGKDSDAQVANGVVIPGMVNCHSHAFQRAFAGFSEQGSEGQDSFWTWRKIMYQFLDQLSADDAQAIASQLYIEMLKMGYTRVAEFHYLHHQIDGENYTPLATMAESIFKAAKTSGIGLTMLPVMYRFSGFGPLEPNDGQKRFINSVEQFNQLVTDCFSLTNDYSNTNVGIAPHSLRAVDKASLHSAVNHVRSLDDKAPIHIHISEQQKEVDDCLAHYGERPVQWLLNNADLDKHWCLIHATHIDENERRGIIKTGAIAGICPTTEANLGDGIFPTTEFLAEDGTFAIGSDSHISVNPIEELRWLEYAQRLIKQQRAILATSEQASVGLNLWQRAALGGAQSTNSNTGSLEIGKQADLLVLDANQTKLFANSDKNLLDSLIFASQKNPVQDVMVNGTWVIESGKHADEEICANKFAKILEKTA, encoded by the coding sequence ATGAAATTATACGCACATAAAGTATTGCTCAATGATGGTTGGGCAAATGATAAAACGATCTCTATTATAGATGGTGTGATCACTGCGATTACTGATGGCAAAGATTCTGATGCACAAGTTGCTAATGGTGTTGTGATCCCGGGCATGGTTAATTGTCATTCCCATGCATTTCAACGTGCTTTTGCAGGGTTTAGTGAGCAAGGAAGCGAAGGACAAGATAGCTTTTGGACTTGGCGCAAGATCATGTATCAATTTTTAGATCAATTATCTGCAGATGATGCTCAAGCCATTGCGAGCCAACTTTATATTGAAATGCTAAAAATGGGTTATACCCGCGTTGCTGAATTTCATTATTTACATCATCAAATCGACGGTGAAAACTATACACCGCTTGCAACTATGGCAGAGTCTATATTTAAAGCTGCAAAAACATCTGGTATAGGTTTAACTATGTTACCTGTAATGTATCGATTTAGCGGTTTTGGTCCACTTGAGCCAAATGACGGTCAAAAGCGATTTATCAATTCTGTTGAACAGTTTAATCAATTAGTAACCGATTGTTTTAGTTTAACCAATGATTACAGCAATACAAATGTCGGCATAGCACCGCACTCTTTACGTGCTGTTGATAAAGCGTCGTTACATAGTGCTGTAAATCATGTTCGTAGTTTAGATGATAAAGCACCTATCCATATTCATATTAGCGAACAACAAAAAGAAGTTGATGATTGCCTTGCTCATTATGGCGAACGCCCTGTTCAATGGTTATTGAATAATGCTGATTTAGATAAACATTGGTGTTTGATCCATGCGACGCATATAGATGAAAATGAACGTAGAGGCATAATTAAAACAGGTGCAATTGCGGGTATTTGTCCGACAACTGAAGCTAACTTAGGCGATGGCATTTTTCCAACAACTGAGTTTTTAGCCGAAGATGGTACTTTTGCAATTGGTTCAGATAGTCATATTTCAGTTAACCCAATTGAAGAATTACGCTGGCTTGAATATGCGCAGCGCTTAATTAAGCAACAACGTGCTATTTTAGCAACATCAGAGCAAGCATCTGTTGGCCTTAATTTATGGCAGCGTGCAGCACTTGGTGGCGCACAAAGTACAAATAGTAATACTGGTAGCTTAGAGATAGGTAAACAAGCTGATTTGTTAGTATTAGATGCAAACCAAACTAAGCTATTTGCTAATAGCGACAAAAATTTATTAGATAGCTTAATTTTTGCAAGTCAGAAAAACCCTGTTCAAGATGTGATGGTAAATGGCACTTGGGTAATAGAGTCAGGCAAACATGCAGATGAAGAAATATGTGCTAATAAGTTTGCTAAAATTTTAGAAAAAACAGCATAA
- a CDS encoding marine proteobacterial sortase target protein: MMTLVKALGFTQLCKTSLFLLTLIISQSANASDFEKPRLELKDLSGKKVNSAILLSSHADMKISGLINQVDVIQTFKNDHFEGVNARYVFPLPDESAVYKLEMTIGERTILGDIKEKQIAKKIYKQAQNQGKKASLITQKRANVFVSQVANIPPGEQVTIKISYQQVLSYKNHEFSLRFPMVVAPRYQPKTMQFDSDLTSNWLFQKNLKPEEVEMREGQKNAEPVNKISLNIALDAGFDLADIKSTYHQIDVENRDIGKYKISLASNTTLANRDFLLRWKPEQGNEVQAAMFTEQLKQQGEEYALVMLMPPASEFQGQQRLPRELIFVVDTSGSMHGSSMEQAKQALFLALADLRPEDTFNIVEFNTNVSALSEHAIPATDFNLRHAKKYVYNLDADGGTEIAKAFSRVLQGEVQTDYLRQVIFMTDGSIGNEQQIFEQINSTLGTNRVFTVGIGSAPNSHFMRRAADIGRGSFTFIGNTTEIRSKMQLLLKQLKNPALKGLNIVDENALAMDFWPKPIPDLYFSEPLMVTIKLNKGQKKINVIGQSANGEFKAELNVVGIKEGDSISRIWARQKIKSLLLYKNIPNKREQDTKQQVLDLALKHHILSPYTAFVAVDSGPINEKDIANKVKETHRVEGMRPAGWTMASKGIVLPQTDGQSTMKILLGLMLLLLVTVYWKYQSHEAAK, encoded by the coding sequence ATGATGACACTTGTCAAAGCGTTAGGTTTTACACAATTGTGTAAAACTAGCCTTTTTTTACTAACCCTTATAATAAGCCAGTCAGCTAATGCATCTGACTTTGAAAAGCCTAGGCTTGAGCTAAAAGATCTCAGCGGTAAAAAAGTTAACTCAGCTATTTTATTAAGCAGTCATGCAGATATGAAAATATCAGGTTTAATAAATCAAGTTGATGTAATTCAAACCTTTAAAAATGATCATTTTGAAGGCGTAAATGCACGTTATGTATTCCCTTTGCCCGATGAGTCAGCAGTTTATAAACTAGAAATGACAATAGGCGAAAGAACAATTTTAGGAGACATTAAAGAAAAACAAATAGCAAAAAAAATATATAAGCAGGCACAAAATCAGGGAAAAAAAGCTAGCTTGATCACACAAAAACGCGCTAATGTTTTTGTGAGTCAGGTAGCTAATATCCCACCTGGTGAGCAAGTCACAATTAAAATAAGTTATCAGCAAGTTTTAAGTTATAAAAATCATGAGTTTTCATTAAGGTTTCCTATGGTTGTTGCACCTAGATATCAGCCAAAAACCATGCAATTTGATAGTGATTTAACTTCTAACTGGCTATTTCAAAAAAACTTAAAGCCAGAAGAAGTGGAAATGAGAGAGGGACAAAAAAATGCTGAACCAGTTAATAAAATATCTTTAAATATTGCCTTAGATGCAGGTTTTGATTTAGCTGATATTAAATCGACTTATCATCAAATCGATGTAGAAAATCGTGATATTGGTAAATATAAAATTTCGCTTGCTAGTAATACAACATTAGCCAATAGAGATTTTTTATTACGCTGGAAACCTGAGCAAGGTAATGAAGTTCAAGCTGCTATGTTTACTGAACAACTTAAACAGCAAGGTGAAGAGTATGCATTAGTCATGTTAATGCCACCGGCAAGCGAGTTTCAAGGGCAACAAAGACTACCGAGAGAGTTGATATTTGTAGTTGATACATCAGGTTCAATGCATGGTAGTTCAATGGAGCAAGCTAAACAGGCATTGTTTTTAGCGCTTGCTGATTTACGACCTGAAGACACTTTTAATATTGTTGAATTTAATACGAATGTCAGTGCTTTAAGCGAGCATGCTATTCCAGCAACAGATTTTAATTTAAGGCATGCAAAAAAATACGTTTATAATTTAGATGCTGATGGCGGCACTGAAATAGCAAAAGCGTTTTCCCGAGTATTGCAAGGCGAGGTGCAAACAGATTATTTAAGACAAGTTATTTTTATGACTGATGGCAGCATCGGTAATGAGCAGCAAATTTTTGAGCAAATAAATAGTACATTAGGCACAAATAGAGTGTTTACTGTGGGGATCGGCTCAGCACCTAATAGTCACTTTATGAGACGTGCTGCAGACATAGGCCGAGGCAGTTTTACATTTATTGGCAATACGACTGAGATCAGAAGCAAAATGCAGTTGTTATTAAAGCAATTAAAAAATCCCGCTTTAAAAGGACTAAACATTGTAGATGAAAATGCGCTAGCAATGGATTTTTGGCCTAAACCTATCCCTGACTTATATTTTTCAGAGCCTTTAATGGTAACCATTAAGTTAAATAAAGGGCAAAAAAAAATAAATGTGATAGGTCAAAGTGCAAATGGTGAATTTAAAGCTGAACTCAATGTTGTGGGAATTAAAGAGGGGGATTCAATTTCTCGTATATGGGCAAGGCAAAAAATAAAGTCATTATTGTTATATAAAAATATTCCAAATAAAAGAGAACAAGACACTAAGCAACAGGTATTAGATTTAGCTTTGAAACATCATATTCTAAGCCCATATACCGCATTTGTTGCCGTAGACTCTGGGCCCATTAATGAAAAAGACATCGCTAATAAAGTAAAAGAAACACATAGAGTTGAAGGCATGCGACCTGCTGGTTGGACTATGGCGAGTAAAGGCATTGTTTTGCCACAAACTGATGGTCAAAGCACAATGAAAATTCTACTTGGTTTAATGCTACTTTTATTAGTTACTG
- the hutG gene encoding N-formylglutamate deformylase, with amino-acid sequence MASSYTLSKGRIPLLISMPHNGEAIADEIKHAMTEVGINVTDTDWYMDKLYDFADELGIYVINPKYSRFVIDLNRDPDGVNLYPGQNTTELCPTTAFDLSPLYLEGMKPDETEIQRRVDLYWRPYHQAIEDTLNQMKQEFGKAVLLEAHSILSHVPRFFEGQLPDFNFGTSDGASCDKALISQVEALDFSPYSNVTNGRFKGGFITRHFGKPENNIHALQLELSQITYMNEPSNEYNETKAAQVKPKLRALVEALAKFAQTK; translated from the coding sequence ATGGCATCAAGTTATACGCTCAGTAAAGGTAGAATCCCGTTATTAATCAGCATGCCACATAATGGTGAAGCCATTGCTGATGAAATTAAACATGCTATGACAGAGGTCGGTATTAATGTTACCGATACTGACTGGTATATGGATAAACTTTATGATTTTGCGGATGAGCTTGGTATATATGTTATTAATCCAAAATATAGTCGGTTTGTCATTGATTTAAATCGCGACCCTGATGGCGTAAATTTATACCCAGGTCAAAATACCACTGAACTGTGCCCGACAACGGCTTTTGATTTATCACCTTTATACTTAGAAGGTATGAAACCTGATGAGACTGAAATACAACGTCGTGTAGATCTTTACTGGCGTCCATATCATCAAGCGATTGAAGATACATTAAATCAAATGAAACAAGAATTTGGTAAAGCAGTATTACTCGAAGCACACTCTATTTTATCTCATGTACCACGCTTTTTTGAAGGTCAATTACCTGATTTTAATTTTGGCACCAGCGATGGCGCTAGCTGTGATAAAGCTCTAATCTCACAAGTTGAAGCATTAGACTTTTCTCCTTATTCAAATGTGACCAATGGTCGTTTTAAAGGTGGCTTTATTACACGTCACTTTGGTAAGCCAGAAAATAATATTCATGCATTACAACTTGAGTTATCACAAATTACTTATATGAATGAACCAAGTAATGAATATAACGAGACTAAAGCAGCACAAGTAAAACCTAAGTTAAGAGCGTTAGTTGAAGCTTTAGCTAAATTTGCGCAAACCAAATAA
- the pdsO gene encoding sortase-associated OmpA-like protein PdsO yields MKKSIITTALVLALSSVTFSTQAASSKKNEMQKEEAIGLGTGALIGGVVGGPIGAFIGAFTGTLIGKVEVNKDEIAEQDKQISSQKTQIVAMQYKTKNYQALVAQTEQLETQLEEIEFEKSQLQKQRINNLMAITVQFRTGSAKIESHFAKQLTELAQVMKTNPDIQIDLNGFADQRGEEQFNLKLSKSRVAQVQQFLIKQGVEHTRLNSHAFGESQAVAKQTDYEGDFFDRRVTVKARKVHSNSQTASNQY; encoded by the coding sequence ATGAAAAAATCAATTATCACTACAGCATTAGTTTTAGCACTTTCTTCAGTTACATTTTCAACGCAAGCTGCAAGCAGTAAAAAAAATGAAATGCAAAAAGAAGAAGCTATCGGTTTAGGAACTGGTGCATTAATTGGTGGTGTAGTAGGTGGTCCTATCGGCGCATTTATAGGTGCATTTACGGGAACTTTAATAGGAAAAGTAGAAGTAAATAAAGATGAAATCGCTGAGCAAGATAAACAAATATCGTCACAAAAAACACAAATAGTCGCGATGCAATATAAAACAAAAAACTATCAGGCATTAGTAGCACAAACGGAGCAACTAGAAACACAATTAGAAGAAATTGAGTTTGAAAAATCACAACTTCAAAAGCAACGCATTAATAACTTAATGGCGATTACAGTTCAGTTTAGAACGGGTTCAGCAAAAATAGAGTCTCATTTTGCAAAGCAGTTAACTGAACTTGCCCAAGTAATGAAAACCAATCCGGATATCCAAATTGATTTAAATGGTTTTGCAGATCAAAGGGGTGAAGAGCAGTTTAACTTAAAGCTATCAAAATCGCGCGTAGCCCAAGTACAGCAATTTTTAATAAAACAAGGTGTAGAACATACACGTTTAAATAGTCATGCATTTGGTGAAAGCCAAGCTGTAGCGAAACAAACAGATTATGAAGGTGATTTTTTTGACCGCCGTGTCACGGTTAAAGCTAGAAAAGTACACTCAAATTCTCAAACAGCAAGTAACCAATACTAA
- a CDS encoding substrate-binding domain-containing protein — MNKAFDTYSDELISQLKKLTLLSLTEFEIQISYQKMISEQDYRELVLKELYELNHPEIIEIINWINNYSAVENQSSPAEHSNSHNNKKPNLLLPLSLFFVSVIAVMAFLLVSQNSGSDILLEAPQVKHQTTPIEVKTETTKTIKLTLPVKEAEVSFKLHGSNTIGEKLAPALLVKYLEQQDVKDFEWIQGDSPVERTLQYIKNNKAYAIELHAHGSSTGFKDLKLGKADLAMASRRVKQKEVIALKSQLGNLNKVGNEHIIGLDGLAVIVNQNNPIAHISTDKLSKIFSGEINNWSQLGGTDLPIKVFSRDAKSGTWDTFKNLVLKKFSRELAVTATRLESSSELSTLISQDEAAIGFIGLNYVLHNKALAISEGAGTTAIFPTRFTIGTEDYALARRLYFYTPTSASNIVKDFAQFAISQQGQDIVEKTGLISQNIKVENAYPMQDAPIKYNKYTKIAKRLSLNFRFNYGNKDLDNKGKRDLQRLISFMEQNEGRRLVLMGFSDSIGAKLKNIQLSLTRAKSVERELVARGIPVMAVEGLGEAIPVANNETESGRERNRRVEVWLL; from the coding sequence ATGAATAAAGCATTTGATACTTACAGTGATGAGTTAATATCACAGTTAAAAAAACTCACTCTATTATCATTAACAGAATTTGAAATCCAAATTTCATATCAAAAAATGATTTCAGAGCAAGATTATCGAGAATTGGTTCTAAAAGAGTTATATGAACTTAATCATCCAGAAATAATTGAAATTATTAATTGGATCAATAATTATTCTGCGGTAGAAAATCAATCTTCTCCTGCTGAACATAGTAATAGTCACAACAATAAAAAACCCAACTTATTATTACCTTTATCCTTATTTTTTGTATCTGTGATCGCAGTAATGGCATTTCTATTAGTATCGCAAAATAGTGGTTCAGATATATTACTAGAAGCACCCCAAGTTAAACATCAAACTACTCCTATTGAAGTTAAGACTGAGACTACAAAGACAATAAAACTAACATTACCGGTTAAAGAAGCAGAGGTGAGCTTTAAACTTCATGGCTCTAATACCATAGGGGAGAAACTGGCTCCGGCATTACTAGTTAAATATTTAGAGCAGCAAGATGTAAAAGATTTTGAGTGGATTCAAGGAGATAGTCCGGTTGAGCGTACTTTACAGTATATAAAAAATAACAAAGCCTATGCGATAGAGTTACATGCACATGGTTCAAGTACAGGTTTTAAAGATTTAAAGTTGGGCAAAGCAGATTTAGCAATGGCTTCTCGTCGCGTTAAACAAAAAGAAGTTATAGCGCTTAAATCTCAACTAGGTAATTTAAATAAAGTGGGTAATGAGCATATTATTGGATTAGATGGTTTAGCTGTCATCGTGAATCAGAATAATCCGATTGCGCATATTTCAACGGATAAATTATCCAAAATTTTCTCTGGTGAAATAAATAATTGGTCACAGCTTGGTGGTACAGATTTACCAATCAAAGTATTTTCAAGGGATGCGAAATCAGGTACTTGGGATACATTTAAAAACTTAGTATTAAAAAAGTTTAGCCGTGAATTAGCAGTCACAGCTACTCGTTTAGAATCAAGCTCGGAATTATCAACATTAATCTCTCAAGATGAAGCTGCTATCGGCTTTATTGGCTTAAATTATGTTTTGCATAATAAAGCTTTGGCTATTTCTGAAGGAGCGGGCACAACAGCTATTTTTCCAACACGTTTTACAATTGGTACTGAAGACTATGCATTGGCACGTAGATTATATTTTTATACACCCACTTCGGCTTCAAATATAGTGAAAGATTTTGCCCAGTTTGCTATTTCTCAACAAGGGCAAGATATCGTTGAAAAAACAGGTTTGATTTCACAAAACATCAAGGTTGAAAATGCATATCCAATGCAAGATGCACCAATTAAATACAATAAATATACAAAAATAGCTAAGCGACTTTCGCTTAACTTTAGATTTAATTACGGTAATAAAGACCTCGATAATAAAGGTAAAAGAGATTTACAAAGATTAATCTCCTTTATGGAGCAAAATGAAGGACGTCGTTTAGTATTAATGGGTTTTTCAGACAGTATTGGTGCTAAATTGAAAAATATTCAATTATCACTTACACGTGCAAAGTCGGTTGAAAGAGAACTTGTTGCTAGAGGCATACCTGTTATGGCTGTTGAAGGCTTAGGCGAGGCGATCCCAGTTGCAAATAACGAGACCGAATCAGGCAGGGAGCGCAATAGAAGAGTAGAGGTATGGTTGTTATAA
- the fdhD gene encoding formate dehydrogenase accessory sulfurtransferase FdhD: protein MKQDQNIKPPNGLVNVSRQVRDTQLDHTSDLEQDFVIDEQAIAFVYNGISNAVMMATPCDLKDFALGFSLSENIIDQKNDLLDLEITHTAHGIELNITISSRKFIQLKKKRRTLAGNSGCGLCGIESLQQIDKNRTPLNAYQTLASEVIEAALTQFKTQQVLNLQAGGVHAAAFCDLRTGHIRIIREDVGRHNALDKLIGAINNHKLKNSNGFILVSSRASYEMVDKTIAANINHLITISAPTSKAIAVAKQNRLNLISFARSGRFVIYA from the coding sequence GTGAAGCAAGATCAGAATATCAAACCGCCTAATGGTTTAGTCAATGTATCGCGACAAGTACGTGATACACAACTAGATCACACTTCTGATCTTGAACAAGATTTTGTTATAGATGAACAAGCAATCGCTTTTGTTTATAACGGGATCTCTAACGCTGTTATGATGGCAACTCCTTGTGATCTTAAAGATTTTGCTTTGGGTTTTAGTTTATCTGAAAACATCATAGATCAAAAAAACGATCTACTCGATCTAGAGATCACACACACCGCCCATGGTATTGAGCTTAATATAACAATTAGCTCGAGAAAGTTTATACAATTAAAAAAGAAACGAAGAACATTAGCAGGTAATAGCGGCTGTGGCTTATGTGGCATAGAATCTTTGCAACAAATTGATAAAAACAGAACACCTCTAAATGCATACCAAACACTTGCATCTGAAGTGATTGAAGCTGCCTTAACTCAATTTAAAACACAACAAGTATTAAATTTACAAGCCGGAGGCGTACACGCTGCCGCTTTTTGTGACTTAAGAACTGGTCATATAAGAATTATTAGAGAAGATGTTGGCAGACACAACGCGCTTGATAAACTAATTGGTGCTATCAATAACCATAAATTAAAGAACTCAAATGGCTTTATTTTAGTATCAAGTAGAGCAAGTTATGAAATGGTAGATAAAACCATAGCGGCTAATATTAATCATCTTATTACTATTTCCGCACCCACCAGCAAAGCAATCGCAGTTGCAAAACAAAACCGTTTAAACCTGATAAGTTTTGCACGTTCTGGTAGGTTTGTTATTTATGCTTAA